One Oligoflexus sp. genomic region harbors:
- a CDS encoding transposase, whose product EGFNRKAKLCQRSAYGYRRFKNYRLRVLNMCR is encoded by the coding sequence TTGAAGGCTTCAACAGAAAGGCAAAGCTTTGCCAGAGAAGCGCTTACGGATATAGGCGTTTCAAAAATTATCGACTCAGGGTTTTAAATATGTGCCGGTAG
- a CDS encoding TetR/AcrR family transcriptional regulator has product MPSERIEKLDTARIALIMSVALEEFARHRYQDASFNRIIKASQMAKGTMYYYFTSKEDLFTTLYKATIREFNRLLPLTRQLPRQKQHYWQTTQELIEGLEQTLQQKPGISQFVLNFLVGGEQQDEHPARATALAVDGWLQQWIAQGQQLGVLRNDLPPARLTAIVWGLWQAIHPLRTPANGSGDQSSVLLDLLQRLLRPDSVASQRPAATLDAGEGRIDLNF; this is encoded by the coding sequence ATGCCAAGTGAGCGCATCGAGAAGCTCGATACCGCACGAATTGCGCTGATAATGTCCGTTGCGCTGGAAGAGTTTGCCCGGCATCGCTATCAGGATGCGTCTTTCAATAGAATCATCAAAGCCAGTCAGATGGCCAAGGGCACGATGTATTACTACTTCACGTCGAAAGAGGATCTCTTCACGACGCTCTATAAAGCGACTATCCGGGAGTTTAACCGACTCCTGCCTTTGACCCGCCAACTGCCGCGGCAGAAGCAGCATTACTGGCAGACAACCCAGGAACTGATCGAAGGTCTGGAACAAACCCTCCAGCAAAAACCCGGCATCAGTCAGTTCGTATTGAACTTCCTCGTCGGCGGCGAACAGCAGGACGAACATCCGGCCCGCGCCACGGCTTTGGCCGTCGATGGCTGGCTGCAGCAGTGGATTGCCCAGGGTCAGCAGCTCGGCGTTCTGCGCAATGATCTGCCTCCTGCACGTTTGACGGCTATTGTCTGGGGACTGTGGCAGGCCATTCATCCTCTCCGGACGCCGGCCAACGGCAGCGGCGATCAGTCGAGCGTACTACTCGACCTCCTGCAAAGACTTCTGCGACCTGACAGCGTAGCCAGTCAGCGGCCGGCAGCCACTCTCGACGCAGGGGAAGGCCGTATTGACCTCAATTTTTGA
- a CDS encoding thymidylate synthase produces the protein MQAYHDLLKTVLEKGVTRPDRTGTGTRSIFGYQLRCDLSQGFPLLTTKKVHLKSVVHELLWFLSGDTNVNYLRENGVSIWNEWADEQGDLGRVYGAQWRSWQAPDGRTIDQISQVLDNLRRDPYSRRHLVVAYNPGEVDHMALPPCHAFFQFYVSEGKLSCQLYQRSADVFLGVPFNIASYALLTMMMAQVLDLKPGDFVHSFGDVHLYNNHVEQAQLQLSRSPRPLPTMLINPAVRDLFQFRFEDFTLQNYDPYPAIKAPVAI, from the coding sequence ATGCAAGCCTATCATGACCTTTTAAAAACCGTGCTGGAAAAAGGCGTCACGCGCCCCGATCGAACTGGGACTGGAACCCGCAGCATCTTTGGTTATCAACTGCGCTGTGATTTGAGTCAGGGTTTCCCTCTGCTCACCACCAAAAAAGTGCATCTGAAATCGGTCGTCCACGAACTCCTCTGGTTTCTGAGCGGCGACACCAACGTGAATTACCTGCGCGAAAACGGTGTTTCCATCTGGAATGAATGGGCCGATGAACAGGGCGACCTGGGCCGGGTCTATGGCGCTCAGTGGCGGTCATGGCAAGCGCCCGATGGCCGCACCATTGATCAGATCAGCCAGGTGCTGGATAATCTCCGCCGCGATCCCTATTCGCGGCGTCACCTCGTGGTGGCCTATAATCCCGGTGAAGTCGATCACATGGCCTTGCCTCCCTGCCACGCGTTTTTTCAGTTCTATGTGTCCGAAGGGAAGCTTTCCTGCCAACTCTATCAGCGCAGCGCCGACGTTTTCCTCGGCGTGCCCTTCAATATCGCCAGCTATGCACTGCTCACCATGATGATGGCGCAGGTGCTGGATCTGAAGCCGGGTGACTTCGTTCACAGCTTCGGGGATGTGCATCTCTATAACAATCACGTGGAACAGGCCCAGCTACAGCTCAGCCGCAGCCCACGGCCTTTGCCGACGATGCTGATCAACCCAGCCGTTCGTGATCTCTTCCAATTCCGCTTCGAAGATTTCACTTTGCAAAACTACGATCCCTATCCGGCGATCAAAGCTCCGGTGGCTATATGA